The nucleotide window TAACCTCCGTGCCCGATGAATCTAATCGCGCACGCATCGTTTTGCTGTAGGCTTCCGGCTGTTCGAAAATCTCTTTCAGCATAAAATGGTCAAACCCGGCCTTCTCGGCAGTATCTATATCCCAGTCCACGTGCAGCACATCTCGAGCAATGGATTGTCCTTCCACAGTCATCAGCTCCACAGCTCGGTCCGTTAACACAGCCATTTCACCGTCATGCAGAACGTAAATATCGCGGGTATGCTCCAACAACGCCGGGATATCGGAGCCGATGAAATTCTCCCCTTCCCCGATTCCAACAATAAGCGGACTGGCCATGCGAACGGCTACCAGCTTGTCCGGCTCGTATTCGGTCAGCACACCCAGCGCGAAAGCTCCCTTCATTCGCTTGACAGCCTGTTGAACTGTCTTGACAATGTCCCCCACATACAGGCTGGCAATCAAGTGCGAAATCACCTCCGTATCTGTCTCGGACACAAAGATATGTCCCTGCCTGACCAATTCTTCCTTTAGCGTGGAATAGTTCTCAATGATGCCGTTGTGCACGACCGAAAATTTGCTGCTATTATCTGTATGAGGGTGCGAATTTACATCTGAAGGCTTGCCATGCGTGGCCCATCGCGTGTGGCCCATTCCGATGTTTCCCTGCAGCGGCTGCTCCCGAAGCTTCGATTCGAGAGAGGCCAATCGCCCCTTCGATTTCCGGATTTGCAGTCCCACTTCCGTAAATACCGCAACGCCTGCCGAATCATAGCCCCGATACTCCAACTTTTGCAATCCATTCAATAAAACCTCCAGCGCGTTTCGCTTCCCTACGTATCCCACAATGCCGCACATGGCTATTCCTCCTTAAACAAGCTGTCTTTGTTCAAGATAGCTGATGAGTTGTTCGATAGACTCGGCCAATGAGAGCCGATCTGTTTTCAGCACCACTTCCGGATTCTCCGGAATTTCGTAAGGCGAGCCGATCCCGGTCAAATTGTGCAGCTTGCCTTCACGCGCTTTTCGATACAATCCCTTCGTGTCTCTCTGCTCGCAAACGGCTAACGGGCAGTCGACAAAAACTTCAATGAAACGTTCCCCGATACTGTCGCGCACCCGAACGCGATCCGCTTGCCGCGGCGAAATCGCCGAGACGATGACGACGAGGCCGGCATCCTGCAGCAACTTGGCAACCTCTCCCACTCTTCTGATATTCTCCGCACGCTCTTCCATGGAAAAACCTAAATCCCGGCTCAACCCTTGACGGACTTGATCCCCGTCCAGCACCAGCGAAGGGATGAGTCTTCGACTCAATTCAGCTTGCAGGGCTGAGGCGATCGTGGATTTGCCCGAGCCTGACAACCCGGTCAGCCAAACCACAAAGCAGTTGAGATAAGGGT belongs to Xylanibacillus composti and includes:
- the cysC gene encoding adenylyl-sulfate kinase, with the translated sequence METMADAWMFQRGDSDSRSESLAQYPYLNCFVVWLTGLSGSGKSTIASALQAELSRRLIPSLVLDGDQVRQGLSRDLGFSMEERAENIRRVGEVAKLLQDAGLVVIVSAISPRQADRVRVRDSIGERFIEVFVDCPLAVCEQRDTKGLYRKAREGKLHNLTGIGSPYEIPENPEVVLKTDRLSLAESIEQLISYLEQRQLV